In Beggiatoa leptomitoformis, the genomic window TTTAATTCCTGAAGATGCTTTAGAAGGGCTGACAGTTGAACAAATTAAGTTCTTACGTCCTATCGCATTTACGGGTTTTACGGTAAAACAAGTTGTTAAACTGTCTATTAATATTTTTACGGTTTTAACAGCATCACAAGTTGCAGGCTTTGAACCTGAAACCATTGTAGGCTTGTCCGCAACTCAAATTGCTAAGATTAAACCCGCCGCTTGTATGGGGTTAAGTAAGTCACAAATTGCTGCCATTAATAAGGAAACCGTTAAAGGCATCACCGCAACGCAACTCTCTTATATTACTTATACAGCTATTGGTGGTTTTAGTACCGCACAATTCCAAAACCTGAGTTTAGAATCTTTAGCAGGTTTAACAACCAGTAATGTTGCGGGATTAGATAAAGAAATTTATGGTGAAATGGGTAGCGAGCTTTTAACCTTATTGGGAACAACCGTTGTTTCTTCTTTAGCGTTAGAAGACTTGACAGTCATTGTTTTCAGTTTGGATTTTACTAAAGTTACAATTTCCACAATTTACAAATATTTACCCACAACTTGGATAATTAACCCTTTTAACGGCAAAATTAAATTCCCGAAAGGCAAAATTACTTTACCTAAGTTCAAGCTGAAAAAGAGTGAATCCGTTGTTGTTTCCTTACCTGAAGGTATTCCAGACTTAAATGTATCTTTAACACTGAATGAAGATACAAGTTTGCAAGATACGATTATCAATGTTGTGAACCGCACATTAATCAGCCTGAATTATGCGAATTTCACCGTTGCACAGGATGATGGTTTAATCAGTGTGATGGGAACAGGCAGTGCAGAAGGCGTAGAATTATCCTTACTCCCTGATGAAGATGGCGTTGAGCAAGTTGATGACAATGAACCCGCTGGACTTACCATTGATGATGAAGGCAAGTATTTACTCACGACGCTTGAGGGTATTCGCTTAACCTTAATTCCTGCCCCTCGTAAAACGGTTTATTTTAACAATATCGGTTTAAAAATTCGGGTCAAGAAGAAAGGCGAAGTGCGTTTAGAAATACCTAAGCTTAATCGGGTTGTTTCTGCGGTATTCTCACCCTTTATTGTCAAAGCACCCGTAGGAATGGCGCAAGGCGTAACATTCAGCGAAGATGGCACTACATTATATGTGGTGTTTGAAGATGGCATGATGCAAACCGCATCACCAATGGTGATAGACAGAGATATTATGGTCTTAGCACGGAATTTATTACCTGATGCGTTCCGTTATGGGGATTATAAGTTCCTAGCAAATGGCAAAATAAACTTTGTTTATAATGGTTTATTGATTGAATCTAGCCCTACTTTTGATATTAAAATTGGCTATAGTGTCAAACGCTTAAGCCCTGTTATTAATCTGGTGAAAATGGCAGAAGAAGCGGATTTAGTAACCGAAGAGGGTGAACGTCAACTCTTTAAACTGCGTGTGATTGGTAAGCCTAGCGATTTATAATTTATATTAATCGCTTAAATCCCTCCCTGCTCGTTGGGGGAGGGATTTTTTTTTGGTGAATGAGACTTTATTTTAGTCATCTCTAGCAAAATATAGTAACCGTATTTTAAAAAGAGGATAAGAAATGACCTATTCAACAGATTTCCGTAAAAAAGTATTGCTCGTTACCAAGTTTCACTTGGTAATGCCTATTCGCTAAGCTCTGCTTGGCGGGTACTTGAACGCCCTACGCTTAAGTCCGCTTGTACTCGGCAAGCGGAGCTTGCAAGACAGGCATTACCAAGCAGAGCTTGGTAACGAGCAAATTGTTCTATTGATGCGCTCTTTTTACTCATATTCTATTTAATCTTTTTATAGTACTGTTGCTATATTTGGGCTTAACGGAATTTTCAGGATAGCTGTTTTACACTTCGCTTATCACCTGAATCAATATGGTTGACCAGTATAAAAAATGCTTGCATTGATAATACTGATTCAAATAGTTTTTTTCTGCTTATCACAAATAAGTTATTAATTAATGATGTCGACTGATAGTTTTAGCGTGCGGTTACTAGCATGGTTTGAAAAACATGGACGTAAAGAACTCGCATGGCAAATAAATCCAACCCCTTACCGTGTCTGGGTATCGGAAATTATGTTGCAACAAACACAAGTTGCAACAGTGATTCCTTATTACGAGCGTTTCATGCAACGCTTTCCTACGGTTCAAGAGTTGGCAATTACGCCGTTAGATGAGGTATTGCACTATTGGACAGGTCTAGGTTATTACGCCCGTGCGCGACATTTACACAAAACTGCGCAGACGGTGTGCAATCAATATAATGGTGTTTTTCCAACAACATTGCTTGAAATGGAAGCACTTGCAGGTATCGGACGCTCAACAGCGGCGGCAATTTTGGCATTATCACAAGGACAACGCCAAACTATTTTAGATGGTAATGTGAAGCGGGTATTGTGTCGTTATCATGCCCTGACTAAACCGCCCACAGACCCGCAGACATTGGCACAATTATGGCTTTTTGCCGAACAACACACGCCAGACACGCAACTTGCCGCTTATACCCAAGCAATTATGGATTTAGGTGCAACTGTTTGTACTCGCAGTAAACCACAATGCACATTATGTCCATTACAAGCGGATTGTTTAGCTTATCAACAAGGCAATACGGCCGCTTATCCTGTGCCTAAACCCAGTAAAATATTACCTGTGAAAACAACATTTTTTATTATTGTGCAACAAGCAATGGGACAAGTATTGTTACAACAGCGACCTGCTGTGGGTATTTGGGGTGGCTTGTGGAGTTTTCCTGAATGTGCCAGTTTTAATGATGTCGTACCTTGGATTGAAACTAATTTACAGTTATCTGATTACCATATAGAAAATGGTTTATCACTCAGACATACCTTTACCCATTTTCATTTAGACATTACGCCCATATATATCCAATCTAAATCGACACCGCTTGCTATACCGTTGTTGCATACCTGTTGGTATGACCCGCATCATCCCCCCGCTATAGGACTTGCCGCACCTGTGGTAAAATTATTGAAACAGTTAGCTAAATTGACAGTAGGAGAAATGTTGTTATGACACATACCGTTTTTTGTGCAAAGTTAGGCAAAGAAGCTGAAGGCTTAAAAGTGCCTCCATATCCTGGGGAATTGGGTAAGCGGATTTTTAATAACACGTCCCAAGAAGCATGGCAATTGTGGTTAAGACACCAAACAATGTTGATTAATGAGTATCGTTTATCACCCGTCGACCCGAAAGCACGTAAATTGCTGGAAGAAGAGATGGAAAAGTTTTTATTTAGTGATGAAATACAAAAACCAGCAGGCTATGTACCGCCCAAAGAAGAAACGAACCCTTAATTTGTAGATTTGTAATTATTTGTCAAAAAGTCAATGAGATAACTGCTAGTTACGTTATTTTATTGGCTTTTTTATTGGGCGAATTTTTTGATTCTGTTTCAAGAAAAAATCATGTTAGTATTACTCGCTAAATCATTTTACGGTGTGTAAACAACATGTCTAAAGAGAATTTTGCTGTTTTATCTGTTTGTCCATTATTTAATGGGTTAAGTAAGAAACAAATCTTTTATATCACAGCTTTTTTTAAACAAGCCTTGTTTAGTAAAGGGGCTATTGTGATGCAAGAAGGACAAAAAGTAGATCAGTTATATATTGTAAGCCATGGGAAATGGGAGGTTTTTTTACCTAAAGATAATCAAGATATACCACGTGAACAGGAAGTACGCTTGGGTATGCTGGAATGTGGTGCGTTAATTGGTGAATATTCTTTTATTGATGAATACTTTGCTTCTGCATCAGTACGCACCTTAGAGAAGGGCGGATTATTAATGATTAATCGCCCAGATTTTGAACGGATTCTTGAAAGTAGTAATCAGGTAGGCAAAATTATTTATAAAAATTTACTGTTAGGTTTAATTTCGCGCTTGCGCAAACAAAACGAAGAAAAAGAATTACTAAACTTGTTTGATTTCTAAAAATAAAAAGGACGGAACACACCGAGGGATAGTTTGTTCCGCCTACTAAAAGCACACATAGCGTGTTAAGGGTATTTTCAGCAGTTTGTATTGCAACATGATGACATGTTACAAACTCTCTAACATTGTCCCCAATGACTTAATAGAATTAATAATTAAATCAGGCTTTACCGTAGATTTAACCACTTGTTCCGTTCTAAACTTTCCTGTCTGGACTAAAATCCCCATTAATCCACAAGCCTGTCCACCACCAACATCTGCTTCTACGTCATCGCCAATAACTGCGATTTGTTCGCGTGGTAAGTGCAAGTCTTTAAAAGCTAACTCAAAAAAAGTTGGCGATGGCTTGCCAACAATAATGGCACTTTTACCCGTCGCATATTCTAAACCCGTAATAAACGCGCCAATATCTAATTGCAGTCCGTTTGCCGTTTGCCAAAATTTGTTTTTATGCAATGCAATTAATTCTGCGCCTGCCATCATGTATTGAAAGACCTGATTTAGTAAGGAATAACGCCATACATCACCAATATCGCCAATAACAATAAAGTTGGGTTTGTCTTCTGTTTGCGGAAATTCTCGAAAATCGCGCTTTGCATCTTCTGCTAACAATAAGTAACAGCGGGCTTGGGGTTTTTGGCGTAGATATAAAACCGTTGCGTAAGGCGTGCTAATAATTTCATCTTGTTCTATGGCAAATCCCATTTGTTTTAATTTTTGGTATAGCGTTGTCGTAGATTTGGTTGAGGTATTTGTTAAAAAACGGCACGCAATTTTGCGTTTTTTTAACAAAGCAACAGTTTCTATTGCGCCATCAATGGGTGCATTATCTACATATAAAACACCGTCTAAATCAAATAAATAACCTTTAATTTTGCTTAAATCAGTCATGACACAGTACCACTAAATGACGTTCTGCATTTAATAAGGGAACAGACAACGGTATGGTTTTAATTTTAATTGGGACATCCGTTAGTTCTGCAATTTCGTTGGTTGGTAACGCACCTTTCATCGCCATGATTTGTCCTGTTGGTTTACACAATCGTAGTGTTTGATGGTAAAACAAGGCTAAATTTGAGTAAGCCCGAGAAATCACTGAGTCAAATAATTCAACAGGTTGATACTGTTCAACCCGACTGTGTATAACCGTTACATTGGACAAATTTAATTCGACAATAACTTGCTGCACAAAGCGTGTTTTTTTTACATTACTGTCCAATAACACATAAGACCATTCAGGCATACACAATGCGATGACCAACCCCGGTAAACCCGCGCCAGTACCAACATCCAAGACACGTTCACCCTGCATATAAGGCAAAACGACTAGACTATCTAATAAGTGTTTCACCACCATTTCTTGTGGCTGACGAATAGCCGTCAAGTTATAAGCCTGATTCCATTTGTGTAATAACTCTATGTAACGAATTAATTGTACTTGCACAGTAGATGGAATCTCTAATGACAAGGCGTGCAAGCCTTGTTGTAGCGTATCACTCAGCACGATGAAATAATCAACAATTAAAGAGGGGGGAAAAGTATAGCAGTTAAGTGCGATGAAAGGCGGAACATTCCGCCTAAATTGGGTAGAAAATCTTATAATACCATTGTAACTCGTTGATGGTTACTTAATTCTTGGTATAAGGCATCTAGTTGCTCACGGTTATGTGCGATGATGGTAACGGTTACTGCTATGTACTTACCGCCGCTACTTTTCCGTAAACTAACAGCCCCTTCTCGCAATTCGTCACGACAATGTCGTCGCACAATTTCCACCACCAATAAATCAAAATCTTGCTCTGCTAATCCCATTACTTTAATGGGAAAATCACAGGGAAAATTAAATAATTCATCATTATTGTCTGCACGAACATCAGAACCGTTCATGATTACTTCCTATTGATTTAATGCTTGCTGTTTAAACGTTTGAAATACATCCCACGCATGTGACCAAACAGCACCCACTTGACCAGAACCGACGGGTTTATTATCTAAACGCGTAACTGGTGCAACTTCTAGGCTCGTACTCGTCAGCCAAATCTCGTCTGCTGTACGCAATTGTGATTCAGAAACAGGCGTTTCTTGACAAGGAATCCCTGCGCGCTGTAAAAACTCAATTAATACGTCACGAGTAATCCCATGTAAAATAAAATTGGTCTTTGGCGGTGTCATGACAACGCCTTTTATAACGATAAAAACGTTGGTCGCCGCGCCTTCGGTTAAATAACCGTCCCGTATTAGGATGGTTTCTTTTGCATCATTTGCAATGGCTTCTTGACGAAGCAGCACGTTTCCTAATAATGCGGTTGATTTAATATCACAACGTAGCCAGCGGATATCTGGGCGAGTGATGGCTGTGTAGCCTTGTGTTACTTTGACAGGCGCACTAAATGGGGAGCTAGTCATTAAAACGGTAGGGGTTACACTATCAGGAAAATGATGTTGTCGTTTTTCAACACCACGGGTAACTTGAAGATAAATGGTTTGACTGCCACCGCCATTTCGTTCAATTAGCACATTCATAAACCGCAGCCAATCCGCACGGGTATAAGGGTTAATTAATTGAATTTTAGCTAAACTATTTTCTAAGCGTTGTAAATGTTCCTGAATACGAAATAATTGCCCGTCATAAACGGGGATAACTTCATAAATGCCATCACCAAAAATAAATCCTCGATCAAGCACAGGAATTTTTGCTTCCGCCAACGGCAGAAATTCACCATTCAAATAAACAATCATAGTTTGTAAAAAAATCCGTAAGAATAGTATAGAACCATCATTAACGATGGATTTTGTAAAAATCATTAAGCCAATAAAAATGAGATATATTTATAACAGTGCAAGCAAACTTAACCAATATTGGAAGATTGGCTAATTAACTAGCGGGTAAAAACTCGATAATAACCGTCCCTTCAGGTAGGGAAGGACGATAAACCATCATGACTTTTTCCGTATAGGGATGGATAAAACGGGCGATGTAGTGTGCGCGTAATTTCGGCGTTTGTGTTGATAAAACGACAGGACTTCCATCAGCATAATCAGTTCCATAAACAATCTGAATACGTTGAGCAGGACGGATAATTAGTTGCTTTAAAACAGTTTTTAGTTGTAAACTTTCTGTTGAGGTTAGCAGGGCTTGATCGCGCTGAAAATGTAAAAGAATGTGTTTGTTATAAGTTTGTTGTTCTAAAGGTGTAGTCTGAAATGCGGTGGCATGTTGCGTTATCGGTGTTTGTGGTGGCAGTAATAAACGGCTATCTGTTTGCAACCCAACAGGACGATTTACCACAGGGGCCATTTCAGCTTGTACGCTACTGATTAAAGATTTCTCTTTAACAAGCCGTTGTTGTGGATTTAGATAATTAACAATCCCTGTAATCAGTGCCATGTTGCCTAATAACAACACTGGGATAAACATTATTTTAATGATTGTTTTTAACATGATGAATTGAAAAATTTGTAAAAACCCTATTTTCCCAAGGCAAAAAATACGCCAACCCTTTTTATCTATATTATTATAAATAAGCTATATTTCACATCGTCATGTACCGTCCATTCTAGGCGGTTTTAATGTAGCCTGCTCATGATAAAGCATCGACAACTTGAGTAATGAATACTTATATTTACTCTTTGCTTTACCTTGTACTACATTCCTGTCTAAAATAAGCTCGCTTTTTTTAATTATAAAACGGTGATTTTAACATGACTTTTGTGGTGACTGATAACTGTATTCGTTGTAAATACACCGACTGTGTTGAGGTCTGTCCTGTAGATTGTTTTCACGAAGGTCCTAACTTCCTCGTGATCGATCCAGAGGAGTGTATTGACTGTACTTTATGTGAGCCAGAATGCCCCGCACAGGCAATTTTTTCCGAAGATGACTTGCCGCCCGAATTTATACCTTTTGTAGAGATTAATGCAGAACTCGCAAAACAATGGCCAGTCATTGCAGAACAAAAAGAGGCACTTGCTGATGCAACAGAATGGGATGGTGTGAAAGATAAATTGCAATACTTAGAACGTTAAGTATTTAATAACTCATAAAACACAACGTTAGCAAACGCGACTGACGTTGTGTTTTTTTATGTCTATGTTAGGTTAAGTCAACAAAAATCTTTTCTGCTGTAGCTAAGGTCAATTCAATGTCTGCATCTGTGTGCGCGGCAGAAACAAAGCCCGCTTCAAACGCTGAAGGCGCAAGATAAATACCAGCTTGTAACATGTGATGAAAAAAGTGTTTAAAGCGTTCTACATTGCATAAACTGACTTCTGCAAAAGAATGAATAGCCGTAGCATCACTAAAAAACAATCCAAACATCCCGCCTGCATAATCAGCAAACAAGGGAATCTTAGCAGCCATCGCGCGTTCTTTAAGTCCATTGACTAATTTTGCTGTTTTTTGCGTTAACTGCGTGTAGAAATCGGGGGTAGAAATCAAGTCTAATGTCGCCAGTCCAGCCGCCATCGCAACAGGGTTACCTGATAATGTACCTGCTTGATATACAGTGCCTAAGGGCGCGATACAGTGCATAATTTCACGTTTTCCCCCAAATGCACCAACAGGCATTCCGCCACCAATGACTTTACCCAAAGTGGTTAAATCAGGTTTGATACCGTAGTAAGCTTGCGCACCGCCTAATGCAACGCGAAAACCTGTCATCACTTCGTCAAAAATTAATACACTGCCATAGTCATCGCATAATTGGCGCAACCCTTGTAAAAACCCTGTAACAG contains:
- the fdxA gene encoding ferredoxin FdxA, encoding MTFVVTDNCIRCKYTDCVEVCPVDCFHEGPNFLVIDPEECIDCTLCEPECPAQAIFSEDDLPPEFIPFVEINAELAKQWPVIAEQKEALADATEWDGVKDKLQYLER
- a CDS encoding HP0495 family protein, with amino-acid sequence MNGSDVRADNNDELFNFPCDFPIKVMGLAEQDFDLLVVEIVRRHCRDELREGAVSLRKSSGGKYIAVTVTIIAHNREQLDALYQELSNHQRVTMVL
- a CDS encoding TIGR01458 family HAD-type hydrolase; the encoded protein is MTDLSKIKGYLFDLDGVLYVDNAPIDGAIETVALLKKRKIACRFLTNTSTKSTTTLYQKLKQMGFAIEQDEIISTPYATVLYLRQKPQARCYLLLAEDAKRDFREFPQTEDKPNFIVIGDIGDVWRYSLLNQVFQYMMAGAELIALHKNKFWQTANGLQLDIGAFITGLEYATGKSAIIVGKPSPTFFELAFKDLHLPREQIAVIGDDVEADVGGGQACGLMGILVQTGKFRTEQVVKSTVKPDLIINSIKSLGTMLESL
- the mutY gene encoding A/G-specific adenine glycosylase → MMSTDSFSVRLLAWFEKHGRKELAWQINPTPYRVWVSEIMLQQTQVATVIPYYERFMQRFPTVQELAITPLDEVLHYWTGLGYYARARHLHKTAQTVCNQYNGVFPTTLLEMEALAGIGRSTAAAILALSQGQRQTILDGNVKRVLCRYHALTKPPTDPQTLAQLWLFAEQHTPDTQLAAYTQAIMDLGATVCTRSKPQCTLCPLQADCLAYQQGNTAAYPVPKPSKILPVKTTFFIIVQQAMGQVLLQQRPAVGIWGGLWSFPECASFNDVVPWIETNLQLSDYHIENGLSLRHTFTHFHLDITPIYIQSKSTPLAIPLLHTCWYDPHHPPAIGLAAPVVKLLKQLAKLTVGEMLL
- a CDS encoding cyclic nucleotide-binding domain-containing protein; its protein translation is MSKENFAVLSVCPLFNGLSKKQIFYITAFFKQALFSKGAIVMQEGQKVDQLYIVSHGKWEVFLPKDNQDIPREQEVRLGMLECGALIGEYSFIDEYFASASVRTLEKGGLLMINRPDFERILESSNQVGKIIYKNLLLGLISRLRKQNEEKELLNLFDF
- the rsmG gene encoding 16S rRNA (guanine(527)-N(7))-methyltransferase RsmG, which gives rise to MLSDTLQQGLHALSLEIPSTVQVQLIRYIELLHKWNQAYNLTAIRQPQEMVVKHLLDSLVVLPYMQGERVLDVGTGAGLPGLVIALCMPEWSYVLLDSNVKKTRFVQQVIVELNLSNVTVIHSRVEQYQPVELFDSVISRAYSNLALFYHQTLRLCKPTGQIMAMKGALPTNEIAELTDVPIKIKTIPLSVPLLNAERHLVVLCHD
- the dat gene encoding D-amino-acid transaminase; amino-acid sequence: MIVYLNGEFLPLAEAKIPVLDRGFIFGDGIYEVIPVYDGQLFRIQEHLQRLENSLAKIQLINPYTRADWLRFMNVLIERNGGGSQTIYLQVTRGVEKRQHHFPDSVTPTVLMTSSPFSAPVKVTQGYTAITRPDIRWLRCDIKSTALLGNVLLRQEAIANDAKETILIRDGYLTEGAATNVFIVIKGVVMTPPKTNFILHGITRDVLIEFLQRAGIPCQETPVSESQLRTADEIWLTSTSLEVAPVTRLDNKPVGSGQVGAVWSHAWDVFQTFKQQALNQ
- the hemL gene encoding glutamate-1-semialdehyde 2,1-aminomutase, with product MTTSHQHFLNAQQVIPGGVNSPVRAFRGVGGEPIFIDRAAGAYLYDTDGKKYIDYVGSWGPMIAGHAHPHVIKAVQETAIKGLSFGAPSPLETMMAERICKLIPSIEMVRMVSSGTEATMSAIRLARGYTGRDKIVKFSGCYHGHADSLLVKAGSGVLTLGLPNSPGVPADLAQHTITADYNDLEQLKAIFQQWGKEIACIIVEPIAGNMNFVAPVTGFLQGLRQLCDDYGSVLIFDEVMTGFRVALGGAQAYYGIKPDLTTLGKVIGGGMPVGAFGGKREIMHCIAPLGTVYQAGTLSGNPVAMAAGLATLDLISTPDFYTQLTQKTAKLVNGLKERAMAAKIPLFADYAGGMFGLFFSDATAIHSFAEVSLCNVERFKHFFHHMLQAGIYLAPSAFEAGFVSAAHTDADIELTLATAEKIFVDLT
- a CDS encoding oxidative damage protection protein: MTHTVFCAKLGKEAEGLKVPPYPGELGKRIFNNTSQEAWQLWLRHQTMLINEYRLSPVDPKARKLLEEEMEKFLFSDEIQKPAGYVPPKEETNP